The bacterium genome contains a region encoding:
- the nrfD gene encoding polysulfide reductase NrfD: protein MLETIGFVFPNDLHIHWSLMIVLYPYITGLVAGAFVVSSLYHVFDIEALKPVSRFALMASLAFLLVATWPLLLHLGHPLRGINVMITPNPTSAMAGFGYFYSGYMVILLVEVWLVFRKDIITYARRSRGLKQTIYKLLALGVYDTSEKAQAIDAKMVKFLAAIGIPGAFLLHGYVGFLFGALKSNPWWSTPLMPIIFIFSAVVSGIAALIVMYQVAMKLKGLVIDRACIDTMCGWLWMFLMITASLELLELVTLAYEKAEEWEIIGQLLAGPLSFSFLGLQMIVGVLIPFILLMIIVLLRENMGDKVANTLSFTAATLLLIQVFAMRWNVVIGGQMISKSLSGLREAYKPELFGKEGIMAAIGIMLVPFVIIFVAEWLLPMFRYSEEQTRKLQEGATTTSE, encoded by the coding sequence ATGTTGGAGACTATCGGTTTTGTATTTCCCAACGACCTCCACATTCACTGGTCGTTAATGATCGTACTGTACCCTTATATTACGGGGCTTGTAGCAGGCGCCTTTGTCGTGTCCTCCCTCTATCACGTTTTCGATATAGAGGCGTTAAAACCGGTGTCACGTTTTGCCCTCATGGCTTCCCTGGCGTTCCTCCTGGTGGCGACATGGCCCCTTCTTCTTCATCTGGGGCACCCCCTCAGAGGCATCAACGTCATGATCACGCCGAACCCCACCTCGGCCATGGCCGGGTTCGGGTACTTTTACAGCGGCTACATGGTGATCCTTTTAGTTGAGGTGTGGCTCGTTTTCCGCAAGGACATCATCACCTACGCCAGGCGATCGAGGGGACTGAAACAGACCATATACAAGCTGCTTGCCCTGGGAGTCTACGATACATCGGAAAAAGCCCAGGCTATCGACGCAAAGATGGTCAAGTTCCTCGCGGCCATCGGCATACCGGGGGCGTTCCTCCTGCACGGTTATGTCGGTTTCCTCTTCGGCGCGCTTAAGTCCAACCCCTGGTGGTCGACGCCCCTCATGCCCATCATATTCATCTTCTCGGCGGTTGTATCCGGGATCGCGGCCCTCATCGTCATGTACCAGGTGGCCATGAAGCTCAAGGGGCTGGTCATCGACAGGGCCTGTATCGACACCATGTGCGGCTGGCTGTGGATGTTCCTGATGATCACAGCGTCCCTCGAGCTTCTGGAACTGGTGACCCTGGCCTACGAGAAGGCCGAGGAGTGGGAGATCATCGGTCAGCTCCTGGCCGGGCCCCTGTCTTTCTCCTTCCTGGGTCTCCAGATGATCGTTGGCGTCCTCATACCGTTCATCCTGCTCATGATCATCGTTCTGCTCAGGGAGAACATGGGGGACAAGGTCGCCAACACCCTGTCCTTTACGGCGGCGACCCTCCTCCTTATCCAGGTCTTCGCCATGCGCTGGAACGTTGTCATCGGCGGCCAGATGATCTCCAAGTCGCTTTCCGGCCTGCGAGAGGCGTACAAGCCGGAGTTGTTCGGCAAGGAGGGGATCATGGCTGCCATCGGGATCATGCTCGTGCCCTTCGTAATTATTTTCGTCGCTGAATGGCTGCTTCCCATGTTCAGATATTCCGAGGAACAGACTCGAAAACTGCAGGAAGGCGCGACAACCACATCCGAGTAG
- a CDS encoding DUF3365 domain-containing protein: MKTNYFKPRPYFKFAITVALIWTVSAAVSVSWNLRSQAIAVKNNARAAARTALEKDVVYRMWNSRHGGVYVPVSVYAVPNRYLEDVVERDIETKDGRKLTMLNPAYMNRQVHEIELSRTGSRGHLTSLRPIRPGNAPDEWEREALETMVSGDEEYYGIREMDDGEYMRFMRPLITEEACLKCHERHGYEAGQIRGGLSVSIPVEPFREAVAASARGIWFWHIFTW, from the coding sequence ATGAAAACAAATTATTTCAAGCCGAGACCTTATTTCAAGTTCGCGATCACCGTTGCCCTGATATGGACAGTGAGCGCTGCCGTGTCGGTGAGCTGGAACCTGCGGAGCCAGGCAATTGCGGTAAAAAACAACGCCAGGGCAGCTGCCAGGACTGCCCTTGAAAAAGACGTCGTGTATCGGATGTGGAATTCCAGACATGGAGGTGTGTACGTTCCCGTCAGTGTCTATGCCGTGCCCAACCGGTATCTGGAAGATGTCGTCGAGCGTGACATCGAGACGAAGGACGGCAGGAAGCTGACCATGCTGAACCCGGCATACATGAACCGGCAGGTTCACGAGATCGAGCTTTCAAGAACAGGATCCAGGGGACACCTTACCAGCCTGCGGCCGATCCGTCCCGGGAACGCTCCCGATGAATGGGAAAGGGAGGCCCTTGAGACGATGGTCTCCGGAGACGAGGAATACTACGGTATCCGTGAAATGGATGACGGGGAATACATGAGGTTCATGCGTCCGCTCATCACCGAGGAAGCATGCCTCAAATGCCACGAACGCCACGGTTACGAAGCCGGTCAGATACGCGGGGGGTTGAGCGTTTCCATTCCCGTGGAGCCGTTCCGCGAGGCCGTGGCGGCATCGGCGAGAGGCATCTGGTTCTGGCACATTTTCACCTGGTGA
- a CDS encoding sensor histidine kinase, whose translation MSELVTNAIKYAFPEDRKGGTGEVAVSFSEGEGGQYILSVSDNGIGLPEGFDPETSSSLGLKLVHTMVAQLGGEITLDRTSGTSWTVFCRPYHGAEGLVEPPVE comes from the coding sequence GTGAGCGAACTTGTTACCAACGCCATTAAATATGCTTTCCCGGAGGACCGGAAAGGTGGTACCGGTGAGGTGGCGGTGTCTTTCAGCGAGGGGGAAGGCGGACAATATATATTATCCGTTTCGGACAACGGTATCGGCCTGCCGGAAGGGTTTGATCCCGAAACCTCGTCATCACTCGGGCTCAAGCTTGTCCACACCATGGTCGCGCAGCTCGGCGGTGAGATCACCCTGGACAGGACCTCCGGCACGTCCTGGACCGTCTTTTGCCGGCCCTACCATGGGGCCGAAGGCCTGGTTGAGCCGCCGGTTGAGTGA